A single genomic interval of Buchnera aphidicola str. Bp (Baizongia pistaciae) harbors:
- the glyA gene encoding serine hydroxymethyltransferase: protein MFIKNKTISNYDADVYRMMKQEYQRQENHIELIASENYVSSCVMEAQGSQLTNKYAEGYPGKRYYGGCDYVDAIEKIAIKRAKKLFNANYANVQPHSGSQANYAVYSALLKPNDIVLGMSLSHGGHLTHGSSVNFSGKLYKFISYGLDISGDIDYPQIRKLAHRYKPKMIVGGFSAYSGICNWKLLREIADEINSYLFVDMAHISGLVAAGLYPNPLKYAHVVTSTTHKTLSGPRGGLILAKGDNVSLFKKLNSSVFPGCQGGPLMHVIAAKAIAFKEAMEPEFKDYQYQVIKNAQEMAKTFISRGYKVVSGKTFNHLLLLDLSNKNITGKRADILLHSANIIVNKNSIPNDLLSPFITSGIRIGTPAITRRGFTELESRQVSNWICDILDNFNNIEISAKVKQKVLNLCSLFPVYK from the coding sequence ATGTTTATAAAAAATAAAACAATTTCTAATTATGATGCTGATGTATATCGGATGATGAAACAAGAATATCAACGTCAAGAAAATCATATTGAATTAATAGCATCAGAAAATTATGTTAGCTCATGTGTTATGGAAGCACAAGGTTCTCAATTAACTAATAAATATGCAGAAGGATATCCAGGAAAAAGATATTATGGTGGATGTGACTATGTAGACGCAATCGAAAAAATAGCTATTAAGCGTGCAAAAAAATTATTTAACGCTAACTATGCTAACGTTCAACCTCATTCTGGATCTCAAGCTAATTATGCTGTGTACAGCGCATTATTAAAACCAAATGATATAGTGTTAGGAATGAGTTTATCACATGGCGGACATTTAACACATGGCTCGTCAGTTAATTTTTCAGGAAAGTTATATAAATTTATTTCTTATGGACTAGACATTAGTGGAGATATTGATTATCCTCAAATAAGAAAATTAGCACATCGTTACAAACCTAAAATGATCGTAGGAGGTTTTTCTGCATACTCTGGAATATGTAATTGGAAGTTATTAAGAGAAATTGCTGATGAAATTAATTCATATTTGTTCGTAGATATGGCTCATATTTCTGGTTTAGTAGCAGCGGGATTATATCCTAATCCATTGAAATATGCCCACGTAGTAACTTCTACTACACATAAAACCCTATCTGGGCCTCGAGGGGGATTAATCTTAGCAAAAGGAGATAATGTATCCTTGTTTAAAAAATTAAATTCTTCTGTATTTCCTGGTTGTCAAGGAGGACCTTTAATGCATGTTATTGCAGCTAAGGCTATAGCATTCAAAGAAGCTATGGAACCTGAATTTAAAGATTATCAATATCAAGTAATTAAAAATGCGCAAGAAATGGCTAAAACGTTTATATCGCGTGGATACAAAGTTGTTTCAGGAAAAACGTTTAATCATTTATTATTGTTGGATTTATCAAATAAAAATATAACTGGGAAACGTGCTGATATTTTATTACACTCTGCAAATATTATTGTTAATAAAAATAGTATACCTAACGACTTATTAAGTCCTTTTATTACATCAGGAATTCGTATAGGCACTCCAGCAATTACTCGACGAGGTTTTACAGAATTAGAATCAAGACAAGTTTCTAATTGGATATGTGATATCTTAGATAATTTTAATAATATTGAAATATCTGCTAAGGTTAAACAAAAAGTTTTGAATTTGTGTTCATTATTTCCTGTATATAAATAA
- the bioC gene encoding malonyl-ACP O-methyltransferase BioC → MIDKKKIAEAFGKAAANYDNFSVIQRIAGNILLSKIETFFNISILDAGCGTGWFSKKWRQLGNTVTALDFSKNMLLTAKNTNSADYYLHADMEQLPICDNIFDLSWSNLSLQWCNKFNKAISELCRVTKPGGMVVFSTIAHGSLYEFNKAYRTINSSYQENKFLSINDIKLSCCNKKTLIDNILITFSFSKILEAMYSFKKIGANYISSNHSKILTKKKIRQLQENWPYNPNGYLLSYRFVFGVIYL, encoded by the coding sequence ATGATAGATAAAAAAAAAATTGCAGAAGCATTTGGAAAAGCAGCAGCAAACTATGACAATTTTTCAGTAATACAAAGAATAGCTGGTAACATTTTATTATCTAAAATAGAAACTTTTTTTAATATTTCTATTCTCGATGCCGGTTGCGGTACTGGATGGTTTAGTAAAAAGTGGCGTCAATTAGGAAATACAGTAACTGCATTAGATTTTTCTAAAAATATGTTACTAACTGCTAAAAATACGAATTCTGCTGATTATTATTTACATGCAGACATGGAACAACTACCTATTTGCGACAATATTTTTGATTTATCGTGGAGTAATCTATCATTACAATGGTGCAATAAATTTAATAAGGCTATTTCAGAATTATGTAGGGTAACTAAACCAGGAGGAATGGTTGTTTTTTCTACTATAGCTCATGGTTCATTATATGAATTCAATAAAGCTTATCGCACTATTAATTCAAGTTACCAAGAAAATAAGTTTTTATCAATAAATGACATTAAATTATCATGTTGTAATAAAAAAACATTGATAGACAACATTTTAATTACATTTAGTTTTTCAAAAATATTAGAAGCAATGTATTCTTTTAAAAAAATAGGCGCAAATTATATTAGTAGCAATCATTCAAAAATTTTAACTAAAAAAAAAATAAGACAATTACAAGAAAATTGGCCATACAATCCAAATGGATATTTGCTTAGTTATAGATTTGTTTTTGGAGTTATATATTTATGA
- a CDS encoding aminotransferase class I/II-fold pyridoxal phosphate-dependent enzyme, which produces MNWNKRINHKLNMHIFNKKFRVKVAVQKNNNRIINVNGMQYINFSSNDYLGLRNNARIVQAWKTAATRYGIGSTGSSLITGYSTIHQSLEEKLAKWLDYPKAILFISGYTANTAIISTLIQKNDRIFMDKLSHSSILEPSYNSSGKCYRFIHNNPSSLMNKFYSSSGKNPLIITEGIFSMDGDIAPLSIISSFSKKIKGLLMVDDAHGIGVSGYNGKGSCEQHRVKPDILTITFGKAFGISGAAVLCSNNIAEYLWQFSKHLMFSTAMPIAQAYAIRQALYCIQHADKLRRKLQENINFFLKNSQCLSHLLKCSHTAIQPIIIGDNEETMILSDQLKSKGIWVNAIRPPTVPNKSSRLRITLNALHTKEDIEQLIESIYKLYDR; this is translated from the coding sequence ATGAACTGGAATAAACGCATAAATCATAAATTAAATATGCATATTTTTAATAAGAAATTTAGAGTAAAAGTAGCAGTTCAAAAAAATAACAATAGAATTATTAATGTTAATGGTATGCAATATATAAATTTTTCTAGCAATGATTATTTAGGATTACGAAACAATGCACGTATCGTCCAAGCTTGGAAAACAGCTGCTACACGTTATGGAATTGGATCTACTGGGTCGAGTTTAATTACTGGATATAGTACAATTCATCAATCTTTGGAAGAGAAATTAGCAAAGTGGTTAGATTATCCTAAAGCTATATTATTTATTTCTGGATATACTGCTAACACTGCAATAATCTCTACATTAATACAAAAAAACGATCGTATTTTTATGGATAAATTGTCACATTCTTCAATACTAGAACCTTCATATAATAGTTCCGGTAAATGTTATCGATTTATACATAATAATCCATCTAGTTTGATGAACAAATTCTATTCTTCTTCGGGAAAAAATCCTTTAATAATTACAGAAGGAATTTTTAGTATGGATGGAGATATTGCACCATTATCTATAATTTCATCATTTTCAAAAAAAATAAAAGGATTGTTAATGGTAGATGATGCTCATGGCATCGGAGTTAGTGGATATAATGGTAAGGGTAGTTGCGAACAACATCGTGTTAAACCAGACATTCTGACTATTACTTTTGGAAAAGCCTTTGGTATTAGTGGAGCTGCTGTATTATGCAGTAATAATATTGCTGAATATTTATGGCAATTTTCTAAACATTTAATGTTTAGTACCGCTATGCCAATAGCGCAAGCTTATGCTATACGACAAGCACTTTATTGTATTCAACATGCTGACAAGTTACGAAGAAAATTACAAGAAAACATTAATTTTTTTTTAAAAAATTCTCAATGCTTATCACATCTATTAAAATGCTCACATACTGCTATTCAACCAATTATAATAGGAGATAACGAAGAAACCATGATATTATCTGATCAATTAAAATCTAAAGGCATTTGGGTAAATGCTATACGTCCTCCTACTGTTCCAAATAAAAGTTCGAGATTGAGAATCACACTTAATGCATTACATACAAAGGAAGATATCGAACAATTGATTGAAAGTATATATAAATTATATGATAGATAA
- a CDS encoding inositol monophosphatase family protein yields the protein MHPILNIAIRVARKCGNILIQYYDRNKTNNEKQILKKDFITKIIFVLEKTMIDMIHKSYPEHSIITYHKNNKIFKNTEIIWLINALDGIKNFENNLPHFCISIAIIVRKTTQISVIYDPIRNELFTSVKGQGSQLNGYRMRCKSTNTLKRSLVGLVYPCNNSKFQNYFFTIINLLFSHEVKLRCTGCISLDCAYVAMGRLDYLFNGNLIPLLFSSGSLQIKESGGLISDLNGGHDYVSSGIILIGNPKLMRVILVKIRELFQNNLK from the coding sequence ATGCATCCAATACTTAACATTGCTATTCGTGTAGCTCGAAAATGTGGAAATATCCTCATTCAATATTATGATCGAAATAAAACGAACAATGAAAAACAAATATTAAAAAAAGATTTCATTACTAAAATAATTTTTGTGTTAGAAAAAACTATGATTGATATGATTCACAAATCATATCCTGAACATTCAATTATTACATATCATAAAAATAATAAAATTTTTAAAAATACAGAGATAATATGGCTAATTAATGCGTTAGATGGAATTAAAAATTTTGAAAATAATTTACCACATTTTTGTATCTCTATTGCAATTATTGTACGTAAAACTACTCAAATATCAGTTATATATGATCCTATTAGAAATGAACTGTTTACTTCTGTAAAAGGACAAGGTTCTCAACTGAATGGCTATAGAATGCGATGTAAAAGTACTAATACACTTAAACGTAGTTTAGTAGGATTAGTATATCCATGTAATAATAGTAAATTTCAAAATTATTTTTTTACAATAATTAATTTATTATTTTCACATGAAGTAAAATTAAGATGTACTGGTTGCATTAGTTTAGATTGTGCGTATGTTGCTATGGGAAGATTAGATTATTTGTTTAATGGAAATTTAATACCGTTATTATTTTCTTCTGGATCATTGCAAATAAAAGAATCAGGGGGGTTAATTAGTGATCTCAATGGAGGTCATGATTACGTTTCTTCAGGAATTATACTAATCGGAAATCCTAAACTTATGAGGGTGATCCTCGTAAAAATTCGAGAATTGTTTCAAAATAATTTAAAATAA
- a CDS encoding pseudouridine synthase, whose amino-acid sequence MCEKIQKILARHGYGSRRYIESLIKSHSVKINDEVVKVGQRISINVIQKVIINNNNYKPKLNINKSLKVLLYNKPEGEICTRKDQRNRRTIFEKLPKLSNARWINIGRLDLNSSGLLLFTTDGELAYRLTHPSFNIERIYKVRVFGQFTENILKQLNVRVKLLDGYANFKSIQFKYGEGKNKWFNVSLCEGRHRIVRRIWEKLGFQVNKLVRISYAHLTLPKTLFPGTWITLNKHDIDVLCKKVNLR is encoded by the coding sequence ATGTGCGAAAAAATACAAAAAATTTTAGCTAGACATGGATATGGATCTCGTCGTTATATTGAATCATTGATTAAATCGCATTCAGTAAAAATTAATGATGAAGTAGTAAAAGTTGGACAACGTATTTCTATAAATGTCATACAAAAAGTTATAATCAATAACAATAATTATAAACCTAAACTAAACATTAATAAAAGTTTAAAAGTGTTGTTATATAATAAACCGGAAGGTGAAATATGTACTAGAAAAGATCAACGAAATCGTCGAACTATATTTGAAAAGTTACCAAAACTATCTAATGCAAGATGGATTAATATTGGTCGATTAGATTTAAATTCTAGTGGTTTATTATTATTTACTACTGATGGAGAATTAGCATATCGCTTAACGCATCCTAGTTTTAATATAGAAAGAATATATAAAGTACGAGTTTTTGGGCAGTTTACTGAAAATATATTAAAACAATTAAATGTTCGAGTAAAACTTTTAGATGGATATGCAAACTTTAAGTCCATTCAATTTAAATATGGAGAAGGAAAAAATAAATGGTTTAATGTATCTTTGTGTGAAGGGAGACATCGCATTGTTAGACGTATTTGGGAAAAATTAGGATTTCAAGTAAATAAATTAGTTCGAATAAGTTATGCTCATTTAACTCTACCTAAAACATTGTTTCCAGGAACTTGGATAACATTAAATAAACATGATATTGATGTTTTATGTAAAAAAGTTAATTTAAGATAA
- the hisS gene encoding histidine--tRNA ligase — translation MHDYIPDDVITWQYIEYIVKRILKNYCYNEIRFPLIEKTSLFAHSIGNITDIIEKEMYSFKDKKNKKITLRPEGTIGCMRACINKGLLRTSKQKLWYLGPMFRYERPQHGRYRQFHQFGIEVLGMSGPDIDLEIILLVERILRTLNISNYVQLELNSIGSYESRLHYKKILFSYFKQYEACLDEDCKRRLYVNPLRILDSKDKNIKAIINNAPILMDFIDDNSLIHFENLCKLMKNIGISYVVNYKLVRGLDYYNKTVFEWKTNLLGAKDAICAGGRYDNLSKSLGVTFIPAIGCAIGMERLVLLIKSLKLKPKTNNAIDVFIIFLKDNIQIEAIKLSELVRTQFPKKKIMLSILSSNLRKQFSTANKIKARIVLLLGPNEVKNNLILLKDLTSGYQKSFLKNKIIEELELAFKN, via the coding sequence ATGCATGATTATATTCCTGATGATGTTATCACATGGCAATATATAGAATATATTGTAAAAAGAATATTAAAAAATTATTGTTATAACGAAATTCGTTTTCCTCTTATAGAGAAAACATCATTGTTCGCTCATAGCATCGGTAATATTACAGATATTATTGAAAAAGAAATGTATTCTTTTAAAGATAAAAAAAATAAAAAAATAACATTACGTCCAGAAGGAACAATTGGATGCATGCGTGCTTGTATAAATAAAGGGTTGTTACGAACTTCAAAACAAAAATTATGGTATTTAGGGCCTATGTTTCGTTATGAACGCCCTCAACATGGGAGATATCGACAATTTCATCAATTTGGAATAGAAGTATTAGGTATGTCAGGGCCAGATATCGATTTAGAAATAATTTTACTTGTAGAACGTATCTTACGAACATTGAATATTTCTAATTATGTCCAACTAGAATTAAATTCTATAGGATCATATGAATCTCGATTACATTATAAAAAAATTTTATTTTCGTATTTCAAACAATACGAAGCATGTTTAGATGAAGATTGTAAACGACGCTTATATGTTAACCCGCTAAGAATTTTAGATAGCAAAGATAAGAATATAAAAGCTATAATAAATAATGCACCAATTTTAATGGATTTTATTGATGATAATTCATTAATTCATTTTGAGAATTTGTGTAAATTAATGAAGAATATTGGAATTTCTTATGTAGTGAATTATAAATTAGTACGAGGGTTAGACTATTATAACAAAACTGTATTTGAATGGAAAACTAATCTATTAGGTGCAAAAGATGCCATTTGTGCAGGAGGTAGATATGATAATTTGTCAAAATCTTTAGGAGTAACATTTATCCCGGCAATTGGTTGTGCTATTGGAATGGAACGGTTAGTTTTGTTAATAAAATCATTGAAATTAAAACCTAAAACAAACAATGCCATTGACGTTTTTATAATTTTTTTAAAAGATAATATACAAATAGAAGCAATTAAATTGTCTGAGCTCGTTCGAACACAATTTCCTAAAAAAAAAATAATGCTCAGCATTTTATCAAGCAATCTTAGAAAGCAATTTAGTACAGCGAATAAAATAAAAGCACGCATAGTATTATTATTAGGCCCTAATGAAGTAAAAAACAATTTAATATTATTAAAAGATTTAACAAGTGGTTATCAAAAATCATTTTTAAAAAATAAGATAATAGAAGAATTAGAATTAGCTTTTAAAAATTAA
- the sohB gene encoding protease SohB — translation MHFIYDCSLFLFKIVIVIFFIIFVSSIILKISRKKNKNFGILSVSSLNDHYELVKNSIIVQLMDKKTKKLWNKKNKMLKRSTLLTNNNKLIDKDHNIIVVRAQPTLYVIDFKGGIAAHEVKSLREEISSIISVAQKHDEVLLRLESSGGTIHGYGLAAVQLQRLRSRKIFLTISIDKIATSGGYMMACVANYIIATPFSIIGSIGVVAQFPNIHKFLKKNNIDVELHTAGVHKRTLTIFGENTPEDRKKFVEELNVAHDLFKKFVKTMRPSLNIEKLSNGECWFGSIALKKKLVDDINTSDDFIISRIRKFNILHVKFKYNESIIKALFYKKLKTINNLIYKYLNNKLF, via the coding sequence ATGCATTTTATTTATGACTGTAGTTTATTTTTATTTAAAATAGTTATTGTAATTTTTTTTATAATTTTTGTTAGCAGTATTATTTTAAAAATATCAAGAAAAAAAAATAAAAATTTTGGTATTTTGAGTGTTTCGTCATTAAATGATCATTATGAGTTAGTTAAAAATAGTATTATTGTTCAATTAATGGATAAAAAGACAAAAAAATTATGGAATAAAAAAAACAAAATGTTAAAACGTAGCACATTGCTAACTAATAATAACAAGTTGATAGATAAAGATCACAATATTATTGTAGTTAGAGCTCAACCAACTTTATATGTTATTGATTTTAAGGGTGGTATAGCTGCGCATGAAGTAAAATCTTTAAGAGAAGAAATATCATCGATTATTTCTGTTGCTCAAAAGCATGATGAAGTATTATTGCGATTAGAAAGTTCAGGTGGAACGATTCATGGATATGGTTTAGCAGCAGTACAATTACAAAGATTACGATCTAGGAAAATTTTTTTAACAATATCAATCGATAAAATAGCTACTAGTGGTGGATATATGATGGCTTGTGTAGCAAATTATATTATAGCGACACCATTTTCAATTATCGGATCTATTGGTGTAGTAGCACAATTTCCAAATATTCATAAATTTCTTAAAAAAAATAATATTGATGTAGAATTACATACGGCTGGAGTACATAAAAGAACCCTAACTATATTTGGAGAAAATACACCTGAAGATAGAAAAAAATTTGTTGAAGAACTAAATGTTGCTCATGATTTATTTAAAAAATTTGTTAAAACTATGAGGCCTTCATTAAATATTGAAAAGTTGTCTAATGGTGAATGTTGGTTTGGATCTATAGCTTTAAAAAAAAAATTAGTTGATGATATCAATACTAGCGACGATTTTATTATATCTCGAATACGAAAATTTAATATATTGCATGTTAAATTTAAATACAATGAAAGTATTATAAAAGCACTTTTTTATAAAAAATTAAAAACAATTAACAACTTAATATATAAATATCTAAATAATAAATTATTTTAA
- the trpD gene encoding anthranilate phosphoribosyltransferase, translated as MKIILNKIYQGDTLNISETYTLFKSIMLKKINNIELSAILIALKIRGESQNEILGAVKACLEHMITFPKPTYMFSDIVGTGGDNSNSINISTTSALVGSACGFKIAKHCNGNISSKTGSADILKKFGINIQISPEKSKKMLDELNICFLFAPQYHINFKVVTQVRKILRIKTIFNIIAPLLNPAMPKLTVMGVCNFKLMLPIAQVLKTLNYHHAIIVCSDNIDEVTLHSFTKIIELKNNNITSYILHPDDFGVKYCHKNDILGGNTEENYNIIKKILQGKGPSAVTETIAVNVAILFKIFGYSNLKKNTEYALKVIRSGKVYEKIIQLSKF; from the coding sequence ATGAAAATAATTTTAAATAAAATTTATCAAGGTGATACGTTAAACATATCGGAAACTTATACATTATTTAAATCAATTATGTTAAAAAAAATTAATAATATTGAATTGTCAGCTATATTAATTGCCTTAAAAATTAGAGGGGAATCTCAAAACGAAATTTTAGGTGCAGTGAAAGCATGTTTAGAACATATGATAACTTTCCCTAAACCAACGTATATGTTTTCTGATATCGTTGGCACAGGAGGAGATAATAGCAATAGTATAAACATTTCCACAACTAGCGCTTTAGTTGGTTCTGCATGCGGTTTTAAAATTGCTAAACATTGTAATGGTAATATATCTAGTAAAACTGGATCTGCTGACATTTTAAAAAAATTTGGAATTAACATTCAAATTTCTCCTGAAAAATCTAAAAAAATGCTTGATGAATTAAATATTTGTTTTTTATTCGCACCTCAATACCATATTAACTTTAAAGTCGTTACACAAGTGCGAAAAATTTTACGTATAAAAACAATTTTTAATATAATTGCACCTTTACTTAATCCTGCTATGCCTAAGTTAACTGTTATGGGAGTATGTAATTTTAAGCTCATGTTACCTATAGCACAAGTATTAAAGACATTAAATTATCATCATGCAATAATAGTGTGTAGTGATAATATAGATGAAGTAACATTACATAGTTTTACTAAAATAATTGAACTAAAAAATAATAATATTACTTCCTATATATTACATCCAGATGATTTTGGAGTAAAATATTGTCATAAAAACGATATTTTAGGCGGTAATACTGAAGAAAATTACAATATTATAAAAAAAATACTTCAAGGAAAAGGACCGAGTGCTGTTACAGAAACGATAGCCGTTAATGTAGCTATTTTATTTAAAATTTTTGGATATTCAAATTTAAAAAAAAATACAGAATATGCCCTAAAAGTCATTCGAAGTGGTAAAGTTTATGAAAAAATAATTCAACTTTCTAAATTTTAA
- the bioD gene encoding dethiobiotin synthase, whose translation MKNCWFITGTDTNIGKTVSSIILLELARRYGYNTSGYKPIAAGCRTNDFKQYNSDAVLLRKFSTVKLSYQEVNPYLFIDPVCPFFTNEKNHMNVCMNKLSSGLQRLKKKSNWILIEGIGGLHTPFSNEFVMSDWIKKENLKTILVIGIKLGCINHAILTQKAILSSGLEFFGWIANYLLPTDTYNLTHIDILKKNMKSPYLGCIAYTPNIYNQIHHIPITIKLPLQN comes from the coding sequence ATGAAAAATTGTTGGTTTATCACTGGAACTGATACAAACATTGGTAAAACAGTTAGCAGCATTATACTATTAGAATTAGCGAGAAGATATGGATATAATACATCCGGATATAAACCTATTGCTGCTGGGTGCAGGACTAACGATTTCAAACAGTATAATAGCGATGCTGTTCTGTTACGAAAATTTAGTACTGTTAAACTATCTTACCAGGAGGTTAATCCATATCTGTTTATAGATCCAGTATGTCCTTTTTTTACAAATGAAAAAAATCATATGAACGTTTGTATGAATAAATTATCATCAGGATTACAGCGTTTAAAAAAAAAATCTAATTGGATTTTAATTGAAGGTATTGGTGGTTTGCATACACCCTTTTCTAATGAATTCGTAATGTCAGATTGGATTAAAAAAGAAAATTTAAAAACTATCTTGGTTATAGGAATTAAATTAGGTTGCATAAATCATGCTATATTGACACAAAAAGCTATATTATCTTCAGGTTTGGAATTTTTTGGATGGATTGCTAATTATTTACTTCCTACTGATACATATAATTTAACACATATTGATATTCTTAAAAAAAATATGAAATCACCATATTTAGGGTGTATTGCATACACACCTAACATATATAATCAAATACATCATATTCCAATTACCATTAAATTACCGCTTCAAAATTAG
- a CDS encoding bifunctional tRNA (adenosine(37)-C2)-methyltransferase TrmG/ribosomal RNA large subunit methyltransferase RlmN, whose protein sequence is MNMINYECKMQKIKLKTNLLNFDLQSMKKFFCSIGELEFRAQQVMKWIYQHYCDDFNKMTNISLQLRKKLSTLCCITPPKFLNHKVSVDGTMKWSVVIGNQCIETVCIPKNQRTTLCISSQLGCSLACSFCLTGQQGFNKNLNVSEIIGQVWYIQKLIYFSKINITNKITNVVLMGMGEPLLNLSNVVHALRIMLDEFGLNMSKNHITLSTAGIVPALKKLHTMIDVSLAVSLHASNNTIRNQLMPINKKYNIESVLCAIKKYLYYSNANKKRVTIEYVMLSGINDAAYHAEELFNLLKSIPHKINLIPWNHFSGSNYICSNDITINNFANILIKKGCIVTIRKIRGYDINAACGQLSGIVFDRKFNKINCIS, encoded by the coding sequence ATGAACATGATAAATTATGAATGTAAAATGCAGAAAATAAAGTTAAAAACAAATTTATTAAATTTTGATTTGCAATCTATGAAAAAATTTTTTTGTTCAATAGGAGAACTAGAATTTCGTGCACAACAAGTAATGAAATGGATATATCAACATTATTGCGATGATTTTAATAAAATGACAAATATTAGCTTACAACTTAGAAAAAAATTATCAACATTGTGTTGTATCACTCCTCCAAAATTTTTAAATCACAAAGTTTCCGTAGATGGAACCATGAAATGGAGTGTTGTTATTGGAAATCAATGTATAGAAACAGTGTGTATTCCTAAAAATCAACGAACAACGCTGTGTATTTCATCTCAGTTAGGTTGTTCGCTTGCTTGCAGTTTTTGTTTAACTGGGCAGCAAGGATTTAACAAAAATTTGAATGTTTCAGAAATAATAGGTCAAGTTTGGTATATTCAAAAGTTAATTTACTTTTCAAAAATAAATATTACTAATAAAATTACTAATGTAGTTTTGATGGGCATGGGAGAACCTCTATTAAATTTATCTAATGTTGTTCATGCATTAAGAATAATGTTAGATGAATTTGGTTTAAATATGTCTAAAAATCATATTACTTTATCTACTGCAGGTATCGTTCCTGCATTAAAAAAACTACATACCATGATTGATGTTTCGTTAGCTGTATCATTGCACGCTTCAAATAATACTATTAGAAATCAATTAATGCCAATTAATAAAAAGTATAATATTGAATCTGTACTTTGTGCAATTAAAAAGTATTTATATTATTCAAATGCGAACAAAAAACGTGTCACTATAGAATATGTAATGTTAAGCGGAATTAATGATGCAGCATATCATGCTGAAGAACTTTTTAACCTTTTAAAATCTATACCTCATAAAATTAATCTTATTCCATGGAATCATTTTTCCGGAAGTAATTATATTTGCAGTAATGATATAACTATTAACAACTTTGCTAATATTTTAATTAAAAAAGGTTGCATTGTTACTATTCGAAAAATAAGAGGTTATGATATTAATGCAGCTTGTGGACAACTTTCTGGGATAGTTTTTGATCGAAAATTTAATAAAATTAATTGTATTAGTTAA